In the Enterococcus rotai genome, AGCCATTTCATACGGATTAACTTCTTTAGGCATTCGTAATTGGATATCTAAAAAGCGCTGATTGACACTTTTGATCTCGACATCGATTTGATACGTATCATTTAAAAATGTTTCTTTTCCAAAACCAGTCATACTTTTCATTGACAGGGTGTCCTTTCTACATTGATTTTATTGCTTTAGATAATATCTCAAATTCTTCGTTTGTTAAGGTGATCCCTTTGCCCATCTTTTCATGATCGGCCGACCAGTCTCTTAAATCAAATTTTGGCGGACGCCCATTCCAACTAACTAAATTAAATTCCTTACGCCACCCTTGAGTATTTTCCGATAAAACTGCGATTTCTTCTACGATTTCATATGAAAAATCTTGTGCCATTATTGATCCACTCCTTGTAATATAAATTCTTTCATTAAAATTTGTAGCGCCTGAGCTGGTAATTTATCCAGTAAAAAAGCGATACGTTGCGGTTTCTCTTTTTCATCTGAATCCAGCAAATTGTTCATTAATGCTAACTGTTGTTTATCAGAAAGTAAAAAGTAATCTTCATAGTATTTCTTCAACCATTCTTGAACAGAAATCATCCCAATGTTCTCTACTAAATTAGTTCTGACATGGTTACTTTGTTGTAAAAGCGCCACTAATTCTTGCATCGTATATAGTCTAGAAGCTGAAATTTCCTGAGTCTTTGCTAACAGCTCAACTAAAACCATCCCGACATTTTCGGTATACACCCTGTCTCTATATATTCTACGCAGTTTTTTACAGATTTT is a window encoding:
- a CDS encoding YdbC family protein, whose protein sequence is MAQDFSYEIVEEIAVLSENTQGWRKEFNLVSWNGRPPKFDLRDWSADHEKMGKGITLTNEEFEILSKAIKSM